From Sphingomonas sp., the proteins below share one genomic window:
- a CDS encoding tail protein X, giving the protein MADLLTARQGDTLDELLWRERSLGPEALDAVLAANPGLADRGPTLPIGTPVTLPLIAAQALPVRETVQLWS; this is encoded by the coding sequence ATGGCGGATCTGCTCACCGCACGCCAGGGCGACACGCTGGACGAGCTGCTCTGGCGCGAGCGCAGCCTTGGCCCCGAGGCGCTCGATGCCGTGCTCGCGGCCAATCCCGGTCTCGCCGATCGCGGCCCTACCCTCCCGATCGGCACGCCGGTCACCCTCCCCCTGATCGCCGCCCAGGCACTGCCGGTGCGCGAGACAGTCCAGCTCTGGAGTTGA
- a CDS encoding head completion/stabilization protein produces the protein MSTFACSPILTPPPIAPDGAPIANDGWFPDVDIGDLRKARRIATEMPAERLRDAVREAIIWTNDQLEDWRADQAAASFAEVPSSTIDGLSRNVVLYQLAVGACAKALLIERQRDVDTTGAGQRKVDDLGDSIGELRRDALQAVRRILGRTRTSVELL, from the coding sequence ATGAGCACCTTTGCCTGTTCCCCAATCCTCACGCCGCCGCCTATTGCGCCCGACGGCGCGCCGATCGCCAATGACGGCTGGTTTCCCGACGTCGATATTGGCGACCTCCGCAAGGCGCGCCGCATCGCTACCGAGATGCCAGCGGAGCGCCTGCGCGACGCGGTGCGCGAAGCGATCATCTGGACGAACGACCAGCTCGAGGATTGGCGCGCCGATCAGGCCGCCGCCAGCTTCGCCGAAGTGCCCAGCTCAACCATCGACGGCCTGAGCCGCAACGTCGTGCTGTACCAGCTCGCCGTGGGAGCCTGCGCCAAGGCGCTGCTGATCGAGCGGCAACGCGACGTCGACACGACGGGCGCCGGCCAGCGCAAGGTGGACGATCTGGGCGATTCGATTGGCGAGCTGCGCCGTGATGCGCTGCAAGCCGTACGTCGGATCCTCGGCCGCACTCGCACCAGCGTAGAATTGCTCTGA
- the gpM gene encoding phage terminase small subunit: MSPARQHRDRFAASAKPDHTSTVVAAPEGEGGQDTLLASPIVSASPARLHTLQHAARAAIEDPTTLDPSLGEGPDAQIMLRLVHDMRRLKGIQSIEKKIEAKREMLPAYREWVMARVAAAAEAGKTVADEVIPTIMVWLIDVGEYRGAIELAEYMLRHDLPMPARYQRTTAALVTEEIATAALKAQSAGTRFELGFLADIEILTSDADMHDQIRAKLYKAIGQETALAAEALLSVDDQRPAFGKALDALRRAHQLDERAGVKGNIKKLEKLLDAAAPPTAEPAPAKGA, encoded by the coding sequence ATGAGCCCAGCTCGCCAGCATCGTGACCGCTTCGCCGCCTCGGCCAAGCCCGATCACACCAGCACCGTCGTTGCCGCGCCGGAGGGCGAGGGCGGGCAGGATACCCTGCTCGCCTCCCCGATCGTGTCCGCCAGCCCCGCGCGCCTGCACACCCTGCAGCACGCGGCGCGGGCGGCGATCGAAGATCCCACCACCCTGGACCCGTCGCTTGGCGAAGGCCCCGACGCGCAGATCATGCTGCGCCTGGTGCACGACATGCGCCGCCTCAAGGGCATCCAGTCGATCGAGAAGAAGATCGAAGCCAAGCGCGAGATGCTGCCCGCCTATCGCGAATGGGTGATGGCGCGGGTGGCGGCGGCGGCCGAGGCCGGCAAAACGGTCGCGGACGAAGTGATCCCGACCATCATGGTCTGGCTGATCGACGTGGGCGAATATCGCGGCGCGATCGAGCTGGCCGAATATATGCTCCGCCACGATCTGCCGATGCCGGCGCGCTACCAGCGCACCACCGCCGCGCTGGTGACCGAAGAGATCGCCACGGCCGCCCTCAAGGCGCAGTCCGCAGGCACCCGCTTCGAGCTCGGCTTCCTCGCCGACATCGAGATCCTCACCTCCGACGCCGATATGCACGATCAGATCCGCGCCAAGCTCTACAAGGCGATCGGCCAAGAGACCGCGCTCGCCGCTGAGGCGCTGCTGTCCGTCGACGATCAGCGCCCGGCCTTCGGCAAGGCTCTCGATGCGCTGCGCCGTGCGCACCAGCTCGACGAACGGGCGGGCGTGAAGGGCAACATCAAGAAGCTGGAGAAGCTGCTCGACGCAGCCGCTCCCCCCACCGCCGAACCGGCGCCCGCCAAGGGCGCCTAA